One Sphingomonas sp. SUN039 genomic window carries:
- a CDS encoding NarK/NasA family nitrate transporter has translation MDGGAAMAAPVAKHDKSGFWQAGHKPTLFAAFLYFDLAFMVWVMLGPLAPIISKEMGLSPAQKGLMVAVPTLAGAILRLVNGLLVDRIGPKKTGAIGQIIVIVGLMCGYLLGVDSYGGTLAIGVVLGFAGASFAVALPLASRWYGPEHQGTAMGIAGMGNSGTVLAALFAPILAKTFGWNAVLGLACIPLAIVFVAYMIMAKDSPNQPAPKPLTAYFEVLKHQDAWWFMLFYGVTFGGFVGLSASLSIWFTDQFALTPVMAGYCTAACVFAGSLVRPFGGATADRIGGIKTLTGVYILAAATLVAISTNPTALPVALGLFLLVMATLGFGNGAVFQIVPQRFQKEIGIMTGLVGFGGGVGGFYLASSLGFAKQLTGSTQYGFLIFAGLALVALAGLTVVKRRWRSTWGAELVGAKI, from the coding sequence ATGGACGGAGGCGCGGCAATGGCCGCACCCGTTGCGAAGCACGACAAGAGTGGTTTCTGGCAAGCGGGGCACAAGCCCACGCTGTTCGCCGCGTTCCTCTATTTCGACCTCGCCTTCATGGTGTGGGTGATGCTCGGGCCGCTCGCGCCGATCATTTCCAAGGAAATGGGGCTGAGCCCCGCGCAAAAAGGCCTGATGGTCGCGGTGCCGACCCTGGCGGGTGCGATTTTGCGCCTCGTCAACGGGCTGCTCGTCGACCGCATCGGGCCGAAGAAGACGGGGGCGATCGGCCAGATCATCGTGATCGTCGGGCTGATGTGCGGCTATCTGCTCGGTGTCGATAGCTATGGCGGGACGCTCGCCATCGGCGTTGTGCTCGGCTTTGCCGGCGCAAGCTTTGCGGTCGCCTTGCCGCTCGCGAGCCGCTGGTACGGCCCCGAGCATCAGGGCACGGCGATGGGCATCGCTGGCATGGGCAATTCGGGCACGGTGCTTGCCGCGCTGTTCGCGCCCATCCTCGCCAAGACGTTCGGCTGGAACGCCGTGCTCGGCCTCGCCTGCATTCCGCTCGCCATCGTCTTCGTGGCCTACATGATCATGGCCAAGGACTCGCCGAACCAGCCCGCGCCCAAGCCGCTGACTGCCTATTTCGAGGTGTTGAAGCATCAGGACGCGTGGTGGTTCATGCTGTTCTACGGCGTCACCTTCGGCGGCTTCGTCGGCCTTTCCGCGAGCCTGTCGATCTGGTTCACCGACCAGTTCGCGCTGACCCCGGTGATGGCAGGCTACTGCACGGCGGCGTGCGTGTTCGCCGGATCGCTCGTCCGTCCATTCGGCGGCGCCACAGCGGACCGGATCGGCGGCATCAAGACGCTGACCGGCGTGTATATCCTCGCCGCCGCGACGCTGGTCGCGATCAGCACCAACCCGACCGCGCTGCCGGTCGCGCTCGGCCTGTTCCTGCTGGTGATGGCGACACTCGGCTTCGGCAATGGCGCGGTTTTCCAGATCGTGCCGCAGCGTTTCCAAAAGGAAATCGGCATCATGACCGGGCTTGTCGGCTTCGGGGGCGGGGTCGGCGGCTTCTACCTCGCCTCCTCGCTCGGCTTTGCCAAGCAGCTGACGGGGAGCACGCAATACGGGTTCCTGATCTTCGCTGGCCTCGCACTTGTGGCGCTGGCAGGCCTCACCGTCGTCAAGCGTCGCTGGCGTTCGACCTGGGGTGCCGAACTCGTCGGCGCGAAAATCTGA
- a CDS encoding ABC transporter substrate-binding protein, which yields MTDTVRLGFLPLVDAALPILAREFGFAEDEGIDLTLIRDMSWATVSDRLLYGHSDAAHLIAPLAIATTLGLGRPATPLSVPFVLGLNGNAVTLRPDLAAQVTTPGAPGDVADIGARLADVVKAADRKLRFAVVHRYSSHNYMLRYWLRGCGIDPDTDVEIVTVAPPFAAQALADGEVDGICVGEPWNSVAVDRGAGVIVAVTSQIWLRGVEKVLAMRTGVMEDNRDRTHRLVRALYRAGEAFVDPARLDTVAGVLARPEYLDGSAARIARAVSDRILFARAHNPLHVPDFMFQHREAANFPWVSQAAWLYAQMCLAGHTPPDDHDYAAAQRVFRPDIYRAALRPLGVALPGASSKLEGGIAEPLAVGTTQGRLILSADQFFDGRSFDPETLSTYLAESTIS from the coding sequence ATGACTGACACCGTCCGTCTGGGCTTCCTGCCGCTGGTCGATGCCGCACTGCCCATCCTCGCGCGCGAGTTCGGCTTTGCCGAGGATGAGGGGATCGACCTGACGCTCATCCGCGACATGAGCTGGGCGACCGTCAGCGACCGGCTTCTCTACGGGCACAGCGACGCCGCGCACTTGATCGCACCGCTGGCGATTGCGACCACGCTCGGCCTGGGACGTCCGGCGACACCGCTGTCGGTGCCGTTCGTGCTCGGTTTGAACGGCAATGCCGTCACCTTGCGCCCCGATCTGGCCGCGCAGGTTACGACGCCGGGGGCACCGGGCGATGTTGCCGACATCGGGGCGCGGTTGGCCGACGTGGTCAAGGCTGCCGATCGCAAGCTGCGCTTCGCCGTCGTGCATCGCTATTCGAGCCATAATTACATGCTGCGCTATTGGCTGCGCGGTTGCGGCATCGACCCCGACACCGATGTCGAGATCGTCACCGTCGCGCCGCCCTTCGCCGCGCAGGCGCTGGCGGACGGCGAAGTCGACGGGATTTGCGTCGGCGAACCGTGGAACAGCGTCGCGGTGGATCGCGGCGCGGGCGTCATCGTCGCGGTCACCTCGCAAATCTGGCTGCGTGGTGTCGAAAAGGTGCTGGCGATGCGGACCGGCGTCATGGAGGACAACCGCGACCGCACCCACCGCCTGGTCCGCGCGCTGTACCGGGCGGGCGAAGCGTTCGTCGATCCAGCGCGGCTCGATACTGTGGCAGGCGTATTGGCACGGCCCGAATATCTCGACGGATCGGCTGCGCGAATTGCGCGCGCGGTGTCCGACCGAATCCTGTTCGCACGCGCGCATAACCCGCTCCATGTGCCAGATTTCATGTTCCAGCACCGTGAAGCGGCGAACTTCCCCTGGGTCAGTCAGGCCGCTTGGCTCTACGCGCAAATGTGCCTTGCTGGGCATACGCCGCCCGACGACCATGATTATGCGGCGGCGCAGCGCGTGTTCCGCCCCGATATCTATCGCGCCGCACTGCGTCCGCTCGGGGTTGCGCTGCCGGGAGCGAGCTCCAAACTCGAAGGTGGGATTGCCGAGCCGCTCGCGGTGGGCACGACGCAAGGACGGCTGATCCTCTCCGCCGACCAGTTTTTTGACGGTCGCAGTTTCGACCCCGAAACGCTTTCGACCTACCTCGCCGAAAGCACGATTTCGTGA
- a CDS encoding ANTAR domain-containing response regulator — protein MRIAVVDESAARAAVIEEGLHDAGLTDVTVFADRHGIAARLEALSPDVVLINLANPHRDELEELFALSKAMARPVAMFVDQSDSAGIEAAIDAGVSAYVVDGMKKERIKPVLELAIRRFNAFTRLRVELDEARSALAERETVDAAKRLLMKKRGIDEPAAYALLRKAAMDSGRRIGDVADALVTADRLMGDL, from the coding sequence TTGCGGATCGCGGTCGTCGATGAAAGTGCCGCGCGCGCGGCGGTGATCGAGGAGGGTCTGCACGACGCAGGTCTGACCGACGTCACCGTGTTCGCCGACCGTCATGGCATCGCCGCGCGGCTGGAAGCGCTGTCGCCCGATGTCGTCCTGATCAACCTCGCCAACCCGCACCGCGACGAGCTGGAAGAGCTATTCGCGCTGTCGAAGGCAATGGCGCGGCCGGTGGCGATGTTTGTCGATCAAAGCGATTCAGCGGGGATCGAGGCTGCCATCGATGCGGGCGTCTCGGCCTATGTCGTCGACGGCATGAAGAAGGAGCGGATCAAGCCGGTGCTCGAACTGGCGATCCGTCGCTTCAATGCCTTCACCCGGCTGCGCGTCGAACTCGATGAAGCCCGTTCCGCCTTGGCCGAACGCGAAACCGTCGATGCGGCCAAGCGGCTGTTGATGAAGAAGCGCGGGATCGACGAGCCCGCTGCCTATGCGCTGCTGCGCAAGGCAGCGATGGACAGCGGGCGGCGCATCGGCGACGTCGCCGACGCTCTTGTCACCGCCGACCGCCTGATGGGGGATCTATGA
- a CDS encoding UxaA family hydrolase has product MHDDMGRLLVLDPADDVAIAIGDHGAVASGHKVARHSIARDAPVRRYGQIIGFATRDIAGGDHVHSHNLEYRAFDRHDAAPVAAARTAVADPATFEGYVRPDGRVGTRNYIGIIASVNCSAMVCRAIADRFRDRLGAFPNIDGIVPITHSSGCGMDTAGEGMTVLRRTLGGYARHPNFGGVLLIGLGCEANQISGMLEVEGLVPGPRLKTMTIQDEGGTVATVKRGEELIAELLPVVNADRRTTVSAAHLTVGLQCGGSDGYSGITANPALGAAVDRLVAHGGTAILSETPEIYGAEHLLTSRAASSGVAAKLAARIAWWEDYAARNGGEMDNNPSPGNKAGGLTTILEKSLGAVAKGGSSTLMDVVEYAEPATTRGLVFMDTPGYDPVSATGQVAGGANLICFTTGRGSVYGCKPTPSLKIATNSRMYAAMADDMDFNAGAIIEGELSVDTAGEAIFRLMLDTASGAQSRSEAHGFGVDEFVPWTLGAVM; this is encoded by the coding sequence ATGCACGACGATATGGGCCGATTGCTGGTTCTCGATCCCGCCGACGATGTCGCCATCGCTATCGGCGACCATGGTGCGGTGGCATCGGGTCACAAGGTCGCGCGTCACTCCATCGCGCGTGATGCGCCGGTGCGCCGCTATGGCCAGATCATCGGTTTTGCGACCCGGGATATTGCGGGGGGCGACCATGTCCACAGCCACAATCTCGAATATCGCGCGTTCGACCGGCACGATGCCGCACCGGTGGCGGCCGCGCGTACTGCGGTCGCGGACCCCGCGACATTCGAGGGCTATGTCCGTCCCGACGGTCGCGTGGGGACGCGCAATTATATCGGCATCATCGCTTCGGTAAATTGTTCGGCGATGGTGTGTCGCGCGATTGCCGACCGGTTTCGCGACCGGCTGGGCGCGTTTCCGAACATCGACGGCATCGTGCCGATCACGCACAGCTCGGGCTGCGGCATGGATACGGCGGGCGAGGGGATGACGGTGCTGCGCCGCACGCTCGGCGGCTATGCGCGGCATCCTAATTTCGGCGGGGTGTTGCTGATCGGGCTGGGTTGCGAGGCGAACCAGATATCGGGGATGCTCGAGGTCGAGGGGTTAGTGCCGGGACCGCGCCTGAAAACGATGACGATCCAGGACGAGGGCGGCACGGTCGCGACGGTCAAGCGCGGCGAGGAACTGATTGCCGAATTGCTCCCCGTCGTGAACGCCGACCGCCGCACGACGGTCAGCGCGGCGCATCTGACCGTCGGGCTGCAATGCGGCGGCTCCGACGGCTATTCGGGGATCACCGCCAATCCGGCGCTGGGTGCGGCCGTCGACCGGCTGGTGGCACATGGCGGCACCGCGATCCTTTCCGAAACGCCGGAGATTTACGGGGCCGAACATTTGTTGACGTCGCGTGCGGCCTCGTCCGGGGTCGCCGCCAAGCTTGCGGCGCGGATCGCCTGGTGGGAGGATTATGCCGCGCGCAACGGGGGCGAGATGGACAATAATCCGTCGCCCGGAAACAAGGCGGGCGGACTGACGACCATACTCGAAAAATCGCTGGGTGCGGTCGCCAAAGGTGGCAGTTCGACCCTGATGGATGTCGTGGAATATGCCGAGCCGGCGACCACGCGCGGCCTCGTTTTCATGGATACGCCGGGTTACGATCCGGTATCGGCGACAGGTCAGGTCGCGGGCGGGGCGAACCTCATCTGCTTCACCACGGGGCGCGGGTCGGTTTACGGCTGCAAGCCGACACCGTCGCTCAAGATCGCGACCAACAGCCGCATGTATGCCGCAATGGCCGACGATATGGATTTCAACGCGGGGGCCATCATCGAAGGGGAACTGTCCGTCGATACGGCCGGCGAGGCGATTTTCCGGCTCATGCTCGACACGGCGTCGGGCGCGCAAAGCCGCAGCGAAGCCCATGGGTTCGGTGTCGATGAATTCGTACCCTGGACGCTGGGCGCGGTGATGTAG
- a CDS encoding cation:proton antiporter, with translation MPASPTSFAPGDYSVHFFLQLGVILLTCRVVGKLGQKFLGQPQVVGEMIAGVLLGPSLLGLFFPDIQGAIFPKETKSVLYAGSQLGVGLYMFLVGTTLQIDHFKAKAKSAVGVSLAGILAPFAIAIALTPWLLTIPGLFAPGISQVNATLFMGACIALTAFPMLARIINERGLSNSSLGTLSLTAGAFDDAVSWCVLAVVLATFGGGPGVAVLAIGGGIAYALFITLLGPRLLAPLGRIVEREGEMSMTVLAIVVALFCLSAFVMDAVGIHAIFGGFILGTVMPRGTFTAEIKRKVEPLAVVLLLPMFFTYSGLNTRMDMVNSAELLLIALVVLLASIAAKGGACYLAARLSGEDNPTALGIGALMNSRGLMELIIINIGLQKGIIGPTLFAMLVLMAIVTTMMAGPLFEAFYGRKARESGELGALDAKAVAG, from the coding sequence ATGCCTGCGTCGCCGACAAGCTTTGCGCCCGGCGACTATAGCGTCCATTTCTTCCTGCAGCTCGGCGTCATCCTGCTGACCTGCCGCGTCGTGGGAAAGCTCGGCCAGAAGTTCCTCGGCCAGCCGCAAGTTGTGGGCGAGATGATTGCGGGCGTCCTGCTCGGCCCGTCGCTGCTCGGGCTGTTCTTTCCCGACATCCAGGGCGCGATTTTCCCCAAGGAGACCAAGTCCGTCCTCTACGCCGGGTCGCAGCTCGGCGTCGGGCTATACATGTTCCTTGTCGGGACCACGCTTCAGATCGACCATTTCAAGGCAAAAGCGAAAAGCGCGGTCGGCGTTTCGCTCGCCGGCATCCTCGCCCCCTTTGCCATCGCGATTGCGCTCACCCCGTGGCTGCTGACGATCCCCGGCCTGTTCGCCCCCGGCATATCGCAGGTCAACGCCACCTTGTTCATGGGCGCGTGCATCGCGCTCACCGCCTTTCCGATGCTCGCGCGGATCATCAACGAGCGGGGCTTGAGCAATTCCTCGCTCGGCACGCTCTCGCTGACGGCGGGCGCGTTCGATGACGCGGTGTCGTGGTGCGTGCTTGCGGTCGTGCTCGCGACCTTCGGCGGCGGTCCCGGGGTCGCGGTGCTCGCGATCGGCGGCGGAATTGCCTATGCGCTGTTCATTACCCTGCTCGGCCCGCGCCTGCTCGCCCCGCTAGGCCGCATTGTCGAGCGCGAGGGCGAGATGAGCATGACCGTGCTCGCCATCGTCGTCGCGCTGTTCTGCCTGTCGGCCTTCGTCATGGACGCGGTCGGCATCCATGCGATTTTCGGCGGGTTCATTCTCGGCACCGTCATGCCGCGAGGGACTTTCACTGCCGAGATCAAGCGCAAGGTCGAGCCGCTGGCGGTCGTCCTGCTGCTGCCGATGTTCTTTACCTATTCGGGGCTGAACACGCGGATGGACATGGTCAATTCCGCCGAATTGCTGCTGATCGCGCTGGTCGTCCTGCTTGCCTCGATCGCGGCAAAGGGCGGCGCGTGCTACCTCGCCGCGCGACTGTCGGGCGAGGATAATCCTACGGCGTTGGGCATCGGAGCGCTGATGAATTCGCGCGGCCTGATGGAACTCATCATCATCAACATCGGCCTGCAAAAGGGGATCATCGGCCCCACTCTGTTCGCGATGCTGGTGTTGATGGCGATCGTGACCACAATGATGGCGGGGCCTTTGTTCGAAGCGTTCTACGGTCGCAAGGCGCGCGAAAGCGGCGAACTCGGGGCGCTCGATGCAAAGGCGGTGGCGGGGTAG
- a CDS encoding CaiB/BaiF CoA-transferase family protein has translation MAGPLAGIRIVEFAGIGPGPFAAMMLGDHGAEVIRIERPGGVLDPRDPLSRNRTSIVLDTKTAEGKAVARDLCRSADGLVEGYRPGVMERLGLGPDELLADNPKLVYGRMTGWGQFGPYAHAAGHDINYIALSGVLHTIGRAGERPVPPVNYVGDFGGGGMMLAFGMVSALLAVKNGAAGQVIDCAMTDGSALIAGMSWHLLAAGANIDAPGTNMLDGAAHFYDTYACADGKFVSIGSIEPQFYALLRQHAGVADDPAFDAQHDKSGWPALKAKLAAIFAGKTRDEWDALLAGTDVCFAPVLSMREAVTHPHNVARDTFAEIGGATQPMPAPRYSGTATDAPRPAPVVGSDTASVMAALGYDAARIAGLRAAGAFGR, from the coding sequence ATGGCGGGACCGCTGGCGGGGATCAGAATCGTCGAATTCGCCGGAATCGGGCCGGGGCCGTTCGCGGCGATGATGCTGGGCGATCACGGCGCCGAGGTGATCCGCATCGAGCGGCCGGGCGGTGTGCTCGACCCGCGAGATCCGCTGTCGCGCAACCGCACCTCGATCGTGCTCGATACGAAGACAGCGGAGGGCAAAGCGGTCGCGCGCGACCTGTGCCGTAGCGCCGACGGGCTGGTCGAGGGGTATCGGCCAGGCGTCATGGAACGCCTTGGCTTGGGCCCCGACGAGCTGCTCGCCGACAATCCGAAGCTCGTTTACGGACGGATGACCGGCTGGGGGCAGTTCGGCCCCTATGCCCATGCGGCGGGACACGACATCAACTATATCGCGCTGTCGGGGGTGCTGCACACCATCGGCCGCGCGGGCGAGCGGCCGGTGCCGCCGGTCAATTATGTCGGCGATTTCGGCGGGGGCGGGATGATGCTCGCGTTCGGGATGGTCAGCGCGCTGCTCGCGGTGAAGAACGGCGCGGCTGGCCAGGTGATCGATTGTGCCATGACCGATGGCTCGGCGCTGATCGCGGGGATGAGCTGGCACTTGCTCGCGGCGGGCGCGAACATCGATGCGCCGGGAACGAACATGCTCGACGGCGCGGCGCATTTCTACGACACCTATGCGTGTGCCGACGGGAAATTCGTGTCGATCGGGTCGATCGAACCGCAATTCTATGCGTTGCTCCGCCAGCATGCGGGCGTGGCCGACGATCCCGCCTTCGACGCGCAGCACGACAAGTCGGGGTGGCCTGCGCTGAAAGCGAAGCTGGCAGCGATCTTTGCGGGCAAGACCCGCGACGAATGGGACGCGCTGCTGGCGGGGACCGATGTCTGTTTCGCGCCCGTCCTGTCGATGCGCGAGGCGGTGACGCACCCGCACAACGTCGCGCGCGACACGTTCGCTGAAATCGGCGGCGCGACCCAGCCGATGCCCGCGCCGCGCTATTCGGGCACGGCGACCGACGCGCCGCGACCTGCGCCGGTGGTTGGCAGCGACACGGCGTCAGTGATGGCGGCGCTGGGTTATGACGCTGCGCGGATTGCCGGATTGCGCGCGGCAGGTGCCTTCGGGCGTTGA
- a CDS encoding zinc-binding dehydrogenase yields the protein MTDLPATNTTMLTLAKDDGTLEVSLAALPMPEPKDHEVLVRVQATPINPSDLGLLFGAADMSTARATTRDGLPVVTADIPAAGMRAMGGRLNEAMPIGNEGCGVVVKAGASPEAQALMGKTVALLGGSIYAEYRCLPVQMCMPLPDGTDPKDGASCFVNPLTSLAFAETMKMEGHSAIVHTAAASNLGQMLVKICAKDGIPLVNIVRSAAQADLLKGIGAVHVVDSSAESFMADLTDALVETGATIGFDAIGGGKLAGQILACMESAAVKRMTTYSRYGSDTFKQLYIYGALDVGPTILNRSFGFSWNLGGFLLTPFLAKAGAETAARMRARVVAELTTTFKSHYSHEVTLAEALNLDVIAGYNAKRTGEKYLIRPTA from the coding sequence ATGACCGATCTGCCCGCCACCAACACCACGATGCTGACCCTGGCGAAGGACGACGGCACGCTCGAGGTCTCGCTCGCCGCACTGCCGATGCCCGAACCCAAAGACCATGAGGTCCTGGTGCGCGTGCAGGCGACGCCGATCAACCCGTCCGATCTGGGGCTGTTGTTCGGTGCTGCCGACATGAGCACGGCACGGGCCACGACCCGCGACGGCTTGCCGGTGGTGACCGCCGACATTCCGGCGGCGGGCATGCGCGCGATGGGCGGACGGCTGAACGAAGCGATGCCGATCGGTAACGAGGGCTGCGGCGTGGTCGTGAAGGCAGGCGCGTCGCCCGAAGCACAGGCCCTGATGGGTAAAACGGTCGCGCTGCTTGGCGGGTCGATCTATGCCGAATACCGCTGTCTGCCGGTGCAGATGTGCATGCCGCTCCCCGACGGGACCGATCCGAAGGACGGCGCGTCGTGCTTCGTCAATCCGCTGACTTCGCTGGCGTTCGCCGAGACGATGAAGATGGAGGGGCATTCGGCCATCGTCCACACGGCGGCGGCGTCGAACCTTGGCCAGATGCTCGTCAAGATTTGCGCGAAGGACGGTATTCCGCTGGTCAACATTGTGCGGAGCGCGGCGCAGGCCGACCTGCTCAAGGGCATCGGCGCGGTGCATGTCGTCGATTCGAGCGCGGAAAGCTTCATGGCGGACCTGACCGATGCGCTGGTCGAGACCGGCGCGACCATCGGCTTCGACGCCATCGGCGGCGGCAAGCTCGCGGGGCAGATTCTGGCGTGCATGGAGAGCGCGGCGGTCAAGCGCATGACGACGTACAGCCGCTATGGCTCCGACACGTTCAAGCAGCTCTACATCTATGGCGCGCTCGATGTCGGGCCGACGATCCTCAATCGTAGCTTCGGTTTTTCGTGGAACCTGGGCGGGTTCCTGCTGACACCGTTCCTTGCCAAGGCCGGGGCGGAGACGGCGGCGCGGATGCGCGCGCGGGTCGTCGCCGAGCTGACCACAACGTTCAAAAGCCACTACAGCCATGAAGTGACCCTGGCCGAGGCGCTGAACCTCGACGTCATTGCGGGTTACAATGCCAAACGGACGGGCGAGAAATACCTGATCCGCCCGACTGCCTGA